The proteins below are encoded in one region of Citrobacter enshiensis:
- the hpf gene encoding ribosome hibernation promoting factor, whose amino-acid sequence MQLNITGNNVEITEALREFISSKFAKLEQYFDRINQVYIVLKVEKVTHTSDATLHVNGGEIHASAEGQDMYAAIDGLIDKLARQLTKHKDKLKQH is encoded by the coding sequence ATGCAGCTCAACATCACTGGAAATAACGTCGAAATTACTGAAGCTTTGCGTGAGTTTATTTCAAGCAAGTTCGCTAAGCTTGAACAGTATTTTGACCGGATTAATCAGGTCTACATTGTGTTGAAAGTGGAGAAAGTGACCCACACCTCGGATGCGACACTGCATGTGAACGGCGGCGAGATTCATGCCAGTGCCGAAGGTCAGGATATGTATGCCGCTATTGACGGATTGATTGATAAACTGGCCCGGCAATTAACGAAACATAAAGATAAACTGAAACAACACTAA
- the kdsD gene encoding arabinose-5-phosphate isomerase KdsD has product MSHLELQPGFDFQLAGKEVLEIEREGLAELGQYINQNFTLACEKMFWCSGKVVVMGMGKSGHIGRKMAATFASTGTPSFFVHPGEAAHGDLGMVSPQDVVIAISNSGESSEITALIPVLKRLHVPLICITSRPESSMARAADVHLCVKVPREACPLGLAPTSSTTATLVMGDALAVALLKARGFTAEDFALSHPGGALGRKLLLRVNDIMHTGDEIPHVKKNASLRDALLEITRKNLGMTVICDDDMKINGIFTDGDLRRVFDMGGDVRQLGIADVMTPGGIRVRPGILAVDALNLMQSRHITSVLVADGDQLLGVLHMHDLLRAGVV; this is encoded by the coding sequence ATGTCTCACTTAGAGTTGCAACCGGGTTTTGACTTTCAGCTAGCAGGCAAAGAAGTCCTGGAAATTGAACGTGAAGGCCTGGCCGAGTTAGGCCAGTACATCAACCAGAACTTCACCCTTGCGTGTGAAAAAATGTTCTGGTGCTCGGGCAAAGTCGTCGTGATGGGGATGGGCAAATCAGGCCACATTGGGCGCAAAATGGCGGCAACATTTGCCAGCACTGGCACGCCGTCATTTTTTGTTCATCCTGGTGAAGCAGCCCACGGCGATCTCGGCATGGTGTCGCCGCAGGATGTGGTTATTGCCATTTCAAACTCCGGCGAATCGAGTGAGATCACGGCGTTGATTCCCGTACTCAAGCGCCTGCATGTCCCGCTCATCTGTATTACCAGCCGACCAGAAAGCAGCATGGCACGTGCCGCAGATGTGCATCTGTGTGTTAAAGTGCCCCGGGAAGCCTGCCCTCTGGGTCTGGCGCCAACCAGCAGCACCACTGCCACATTGGTGATGGGGGACGCGCTTGCCGTCGCCTTACTAAAAGCCCGCGGATTCACCGCAGAAGACTTCGCGTTATCCCATCCGGGTGGGGCACTTGGACGTAAACTTTTGCTACGCGTTAACGATATCATGCATACGGGTGACGAAATCCCGCATGTGAAAAAGAACGCCAGCCTGCGTGATGCGCTGTTGGAAATCACGCGTAAGAATCTTGGGATGACCGTCATTTGCGATGACGATATGAAGATTAACGGTATCTTCACGGATGGTGATTTACGCCGCGTCTTTGATATGGGCGGTGATGTTCGCCAGTTAGGGATTGCCGATGTTATGACGCCTGGGGGCATTCGCGTACGTCCAGGTATTCTCGCCGTTGATGCTCTGAATTTGATGCAATCCCGCCATATTACCTCGGTGTTGGTTGCCGATGGCGACCAGTTACTCGGTGTGTTACATATGCATGATCTCCTGCGTGCAGGCGTAGTGTAG
- a CDS encoding calcium/sodium antiporter: MLLATALLIIGLLLVVYSADRLVFAASILCRTLGIPPLVIGMTVVSIGTSLPEIIVSVAASLHGQLDLAVGTAMGSNITNILLILGLAALFHPFTVHSDVLRRELPLMLFVSVLAGYVLHDGQLSRSDGIFLLLLAVLWLLFIVKIARLADSQGNDSLTREQVAELPREGGLPVAFLWLGIALIIMPMATRMVVDNATVLANYFAMSELTIGLTVVAIGTSLPELATAIAGVRKGENDIAVGNIIGANIFNIVIVLGLPALIAPGEVNLLAFGRDYGVMLLVSIIFALLCWHRSRRIGRGAGVLLTGGFIIWLAMLYWISPLLVG; this comes from the coding sequence AACGTTGGGGATCCCCCCGCTCGTCATTGGGATGACGGTCGTCAGTATCGGGACATCGTTGCCGGAAATTATCGTGTCGGTCGCCGCATCGCTGCATGGCCAACTCGATCTCGCTGTCGGTACGGCAATGGGTTCAAATATCACCAATATTTTGTTGATTTTAGGCCTGGCCGCGCTATTTCACCCTTTTACCGTGCATTCTGATGTTCTGCGTCGTGAATTGCCATTAATGTTATTCGTCAGCGTTCTGGCAGGTTATGTCCTCCACGACGGACAACTCAGCCGCAGTGATGGAATCTTTCTCCTACTTCTGGCTGTGCTATGGCTGCTATTCATTGTTAAAATCGCCCGTCTGGCCGACAGCCAGGGTAATGACAGTCTTACCCGGGAACAGGTTGCAGAGCTACCGCGTGAAGGCGGATTGCCCGTTGCATTTTTGTGGCTCGGCATCGCCCTGATTATTATGCCCATGGCAACCCGTATGGTGGTTGATAACGCGACGGTACTGGCCAATTATTTTGCCATGAGCGAGCTGACTATCGGGTTAACGGTGGTGGCCATCGGGACCAGTTTACCTGAGCTGGCGACCGCTATCGCGGGTGTGCGTAAAGGGGAAAACGATATTGCCGTCGGCAACATCATCGGCGCTAATATTTTTAATATCGTTATCGTTTTAGGATTACCGGCGCTGATCGCACCGGGTGAAGTTAACCTTTTGGCCTTTGGCCGTGACTACGGCGTCATGCTGCTGGTCAGCATTATTTTTGCATTACTCTGCTGGCATCGTTCACGCCGAATTGGTCGGGGCGCGGGCGTGTTGTTGACTGGCGGTTTTATCATATGGCTGGCGATGCTGTACTGGATATCGCCACTTCTCGTTGGGTAA
- the lptA gene encoding lipopolysaccharide ABC transporter substrate-binding protein LptA — MKFQKNKLSLNLVLASSLLAASIPAFAVTGDTEQPIHIESDQQSLDMQGNVVTFTGNVIVTQGTIKINADKVVVTRPGGEDGKEVIDGFGNPATFYQMQDNGKPVKGHASKMHYELAKDFVILTGNAYLEQLDSNITGDKITYLVKEQKMQAFSEKGKRVTTVLVPSQLQDKNKGQAPAQKKGN; from the coding sequence ATGAAATTCCAAAAAAACAAACTCAGCCTTAATCTTGTGCTTGCCAGCTCACTTCTGGCCGCCAGCATTCCTGCGTTCGCCGTCACGGGCGATACCGAGCAGCCGATTCATATTGAATCGGACCAGCAGTCCCTGGACATGCAGGGCAATGTCGTCACCTTCACCGGTAACGTCATTGTCACCCAGGGCACCATCAAAATTAATGCTGATAAAGTGGTCGTTACCCGTCCGGGCGGTGAAGATGGCAAAGAAGTGATTGATGGCTTCGGCAACCCTGCCACCTTCTATCAGATGCAGGACAACGGTAAGCCGGTTAAAGGCCACGCCTCGAAAATGCATTATGAGCTGGCGAAAGATTTCGTCATCCTCACCGGAAACGCCTACCTGGAGCAGCTCGACAGCAACATTACCGGCGACAAAATCACCTATCTGGTGAAAGAGCAAAAAATGCAGGCCTTTAGTGAAAAAGGCAAACGTGTGACCACGGTTCTGGTTCCGTCGCAGCTGCAAGACAAAAACAAAGGCCAGGCCCCGGCACAGAAGAAGGGTAACTAA
- the rpoN gene encoding RNA polymerase factor sigma-54, whose amino-acid sequence MKQGLQLRLSQQLAMTPQLQQAIRLLQLSTLELQQELQQALESNPLLEQTDLHEEIDTQETQDSETLDTADALEQKEMPEELPLDASWDEIYTAGTPSGTSGDYIDDELPVYQGETTQSLQDYLMWQVELTPFSDTDRAIATSIVDAVDETGYLTVSLDDILESMGDEEIDLDEVEAVLKRIQRFDPVGVAAKDLRDCLLIQLSQFDTATPWLQEARLIISDHLDLLANHDFRSLMRVTRLKEEVLKEAVNLIQSLDPRPGQSIQTGEPEYVIPDVLVRKHNDRWTVELNSDSIPRLQINQHYAAMCNGARNDADSQFIRSNLQDAKWLIKSLESRNDTLLRVSRCIVEQQQAFFEQGEEFMKPMVLADIAQAVEMHESTISRVTTQKYLHSPRGIFELKYFFSSHVNTEGGGEASSTAIRALVKKLIAAENPAKPLSDSKLTSMLSEQGIMVARRTVAKYRESLSIPPSNQRKQLV is encoded by the coding sequence ATGAAGCAAGGTTTGCAACTCAGGCTCAGCCAACAACTGGCCATGACGCCTCAACTACAACAGGCTATCCGTCTGTTGCAGTTGTCCACGCTGGAACTTCAGCAAGAACTTCAGCAAGCGCTGGAAAGTAATCCACTGCTCGAGCAAACCGATCTTCACGAAGAAATCGACACCCAGGAAACTCAGGACAGCGAAACCCTGGACACCGCAGACGCACTCGAACAAAAAGAGATGCCGGAAGAGCTGCCGCTTGATGCCAGTTGGGATGAAATCTACACCGCAGGAACGCCGTCCGGCACCAGCGGCGACTATATCGACGATGAGCTGCCGGTCTATCAGGGTGAAACCACGCAGTCGCTACAGGATTACCTGATGTGGCAGGTGGAACTTACGCCGTTCTCGGACACTGACCGGGCGATCGCTACGTCGATCGTCGATGCGGTAGACGAAACCGGCTATCTCACCGTCTCGCTGGATGACATCCTCGAGAGCATGGGTGACGAAGAGATTGACCTTGATGAAGTTGAAGCCGTGCTTAAACGCATTCAGCGTTTTGATCCTGTCGGCGTGGCAGCAAAAGATCTTCGCGACTGTTTGCTGATCCAACTCTCGCAATTCGACACCGCGACGCCCTGGCTGCAAGAGGCTCGCCTGATCATCAGCGATCACCTTGATCTGCTGGCCAATCACGATTTTCGCTCATTGATGCGCGTCACTCGCCTGAAGGAAGAGGTGCTCAAAGAAGCGGTCAATCTTATTCAGTCGCTCGATCCCAGACCCGGACAGTCGATCCAGACAGGCGAGCCTGAATACGTGATCCCTGATGTGCTGGTCCGTAAACATAACGATCGCTGGACGGTGGAACTGAACAGCGACAGCATTCCTCGTTTGCAGATCAATCAGCACTATGCCGCCATGTGCAATGGCGCGCGTAACGACGCGGACAGCCAGTTTATCCGTAGCAATCTTCAGGATGCGAAGTGGTTAATCAAAAGTCTGGAAAGCCGTAACGATACATTGCTGCGCGTCAGCCGCTGTATCGTTGAGCAGCAACAAGCCTTTTTTGAGCAAGGCGAAGAGTTTATGAAACCGATGGTGCTGGCGGATATCGCCCAGGCCGTCGAAATGCATGAGTCGACAATTTCCCGAGTGACGACGCAAAAGTATCTGCACAGTCCGCGCGGAATTTTTGAACTGAAATATTTCTTTTCCAGCCACGTCAATACCGAAGGCGGCGGCGAAGCCTCGTCCACGGCGATACGAGCGCTGGTGAAGAAGTTAATTGCTGCGGAAAACCCCGCGAAACCACTGAGCGACAGCAAGTTAACCTCTATGCTGTCAGAACAAGGTATCATGGTAGCGCGCCGTACCGTTGCGAAGTACCGAGAGTCTTTATCCATTCCGCCGTCTAACCAGCGCAAACAACTGGTTTGA
- the ptsN gene encoding PTS IIA-like nitrogen regulatory protein PtsN yields MINNDSTLQLSSVLNQECTRSGVHCQSKKRALEIISELAAKQLSLPSQVVFEAILTREKMGSTGIGNGIAIPHGKLEEDTLRAVGVFVQLETPIAFDAIDNQPVDLLFALLVPADQTKTHLHTLSLVAKRLADKTICRRLRSAQSDEELYKIITDTEGGQDEA; encoded by the coding sequence ATGATAAATAACGATTCGACTCTACAACTGAGCAGTGTACTTAACCAGGAATGTACGCGCAGTGGCGTCCACTGCCAAAGCAAAAAACGCGCGCTGGAAATCATCAGCGAACTGGCGGCAAAACAGCTCAGCCTGCCCTCTCAGGTGGTGTTTGAAGCCATTCTGACGCGTGAGAAAATGGGCAGTACAGGGATTGGTAACGGCATTGCAATCCCGCACGGGAAGCTGGAAGAAGATACGTTACGCGCTGTCGGCGTGTTCGTACAACTCGAAACGCCTATTGCTTTCGACGCTATAGATAATCAGCCTGTCGATCTGCTTTTCGCCCTGCTTGTTCCCGCCGACCAAACCAAAACGCATTTGCATACGCTATCTCTGGTGGCGAAACGTCTGGCGGATAAAACTATCTGCCGCCGCCTGCGTTCAGCCCAAAGTGACGAAGAACTTTATAAAATCATCACTGACACCGAAGGTGGACAGGATGAAGCATAA
- the lptC gene encoding LPS export ABC transporter periplasmic protein LptC, whose translation MSKTRRWVIIVLSLAILVLIGINLVDKDDAPQVVVNNSDPTYKSEHTDTVVYSPEGALNYRLIAQHVEYYSDQAVSWFTRPVLTTFDKDKIPTWSIKADKAKLTDDRMLYLYGHVEVNALVPDSQLRRITTDNAKINLVTQDVTSDDLVTLYGTTFNSSGLKMRGNLRSKNAELIEKVRTSYEIPKKQTQP comes from the coding sequence ATGAGTAAAACCAGACGTTGGGTTATCATTGTGCTGTCGTTGGCCATTCTGGTGCTTATCGGTATCAATCTGGTCGATAAAGACGATGCGCCCCAGGTTGTCGTGAATAACAGCGACCCAACTTATAAAAGTGAGCATACGGATACCGTCGTATACAGTCCTGAAGGGGCGCTGAACTATCGCCTCATCGCTCAACATGTTGAATACTATTCAGATCAGGCGGTTTCGTGGTTTACCCGACCCGTGTTAACCACCTTTGATAAGGATAAAATCCCGACATGGTCGATTAAGGCCGACAAAGCCAAGTTGACCGATGACCGGATGCTGTATCTCTACGGCCACGTTGAAGTCAACGCGTTGGTGCCTGACTCTCAACTACGCAGAATTACGACCGATAACGCGAAGATCAATCTGGTAACGCAGGATGTTACCTCTGACGATCTCGTGACGTTATACGGAACAACATTTAACTCCAGCGGACTGAAAATGCGCGGCAACTTACGCAGCAAGAACGCCGAGCTGATTGAAAAGGTTAGAACCTCCTATGAAATTCCAAAAAAACAAACTCAGCCTTAA
- the lptB gene encoding LPS export ABC transporter ATP-binding protein, with product MATLTAKNLAKAYKGRRVVEDVSLTVNSGEIVGLLGPNGAGKTTTFYMVVGIVPRDAGNIIIDDEDISLLPLHARARRGIGYLPQEASIFRRLSVFDNLMAVLQIRDDLSSEQRDDRANELMEEFHIEHLRDSLGQSLSGGERRRVEIARALAANPKFILLDEPFAGVDPISVIDIKRIIEHLRDSGLGVLITDHNVRETLAVCERAYIVSQGHLIAHGTPTEILQDEHVKRVYLGEDFRL from the coding sequence ATGGCAACATTAACTGCAAAGAATCTTGCAAAGGCCTATAAGGGCCGCCGGGTGGTGGAAGATGTCAGTCTGACCGTCAACTCCGGGGAAATCGTGGGTCTTCTCGGCCCAAACGGTGCGGGTAAAACCACGACCTTTTATATGGTTGTGGGCATCGTGCCGCGTGATGCAGGCAACATCATTATTGATGACGAAGATATCAGCCTGCTGCCGCTGCATGCGCGTGCGCGCCGCGGTATCGGGTATCTGCCGCAGGAAGCCTCCATTTTCCGTCGCCTGAGTGTATTTGATAACCTGATGGCGGTGTTGCAAATCCGTGACGATCTGTCGAGCGAACAGCGCGACGACAGAGCCAATGAGCTGATGGAAGAATTTCATATCGAGCACCTGCGTGACAGCCTGGGCCAGTCGCTCTCCGGCGGTGAACGCCGTCGTGTGGAAATCGCCCGTGCGCTGGCGGCCAACCCTAAATTTATCCTGCTGGATGAACCTTTTGCGGGTGTTGACCCCATTTCCGTTATCGATATTAAACGCATCATTGAGCATCTGCGCGACAGCGGGCTCGGCGTATTGATCACCGACCATAACGTCCGTGAAACGCTGGCGGTCTGCGAACGCGCTTATATCGTGAGTCAGGGACACCTAATCGCACACGGTACGCCGACAGAAATCCTGCAAGATGAGCACGTTAAACGTGTATACCTTGGGGAAGACTTCAGACTCTGA
- the kdsC gene encoding 3-deoxy-manno-octulosonate-8-phosphatase KdsC — protein MSKAGASLATCYGPVSTQVIARAENIRLLILDVDGVLSDGLIYMGNNGEELKAFNVRDGYGIRCALTSGIEVAIITGRKAKLVEDRCATLGITHLYQGQSDKLVAFADLLNKLGVASENVAYVGDDLIDWPVMEKVGLSVAVADAHPLLIPRADYVTRIDGGRGAVREVCDLLLLAQGKLDEAKGQSI, from the coding sequence ATGAGTAAAGCAGGTGCGTCGCTTGCGACCTGTTATGGACCCGTCAGCACCCAGGTCATCGCCAGGGCGGAAAACATCCGTCTTCTCATCCTCGATGTGGATGGCGTACTGTCTGACGGTCTGATTTATATGGGCAATAACGGTGAAGAGCTGAAGGCCTTCAACGTCCGTGATGGCTACGGTATTCGTTGCGCACTCACTTCCGGTATTGAGGTTGCCATTATTACCGGACGAAAAGCTAAACTTGTAGAAGATCGCTGTGCCACACTTGGGATCACGCATCTTTATCAGGGTCAGTCAGACAAGCTGGTCGCGTTTGCCGATCTGCTGAATAAACTGGGCGTGGCGTCAGAAAACGTCGCCTATGTCGGCGATGATCTTATCGACTGGCCGGTGATGGAAAAAGTGGGGCTGAGCGTTGCCGTGGCGGACGCTCACCCATTGTTGATTCCACGTGCCGATTACGTGACACGCATTGACGGAGGTCGCGGCGCCGTGCGGGAAGTTTGCGATTTATTACTGTTGGCACAGGGCAAACTGGATGAGGCCAAAGGGCAATCGATATGA
- the rapZ gene encoding RNase adapter RapZ codes for MVLMIVSGRSGSGKSVALRALEDMGFYCVDNLPVVLLPDLARTLADRQISAAVSIDVRNMPESPEIFEQAMNNLPDAFSPQLLFLDADRNTLIRRYSDTRRLHPLSSKNLSLESAIDEESDLLEPLRSRADLIVDTSEMSVHELAEMLRTRLLGKRERELTMVFESFGFKHGIPIDADYVFDVRFLPNPHWDPKLRPMTGLDKPVAAFLDRHTEVHNFIYQTRSYLELWLPMLETNNRSYLTVAIGCTGGKHRSVYIAEQLADYFRSRGKNVQSRHRTLEKRKT; via the coding sequence ATGGTACTGATGATCGTCAGCGGTCGTTCAGGGTCAGGTAAGTCTGTCGCCCTGCGAGCGCTGGAAGATATGGGTTTTTACTGCGTGGATAACCTTCCCGTAGTGCTGTTGCCCGATCTGGCCCGAACACTGGCCGATCGCCAGATTTCTGCGGCCGTCAGCATCGATGTGCGCAACATGCCGGAATCGCCGGAGATTTTCGAGCAGGCAATGAATAACCTGCCGGATGCCTTCTCCCCTCAGTTGTTGTTTCTCGATGCCGATCGCAACACGCTGATTCGCCGTTACAGCGACACGCGCCGCCTGCACCCGCTGTCCAGCAAGAATCTGTCGCTGGAAAGCGCCATTGATGAAGAAAGTGATTTGCTGGAACCCTTGCGTTCCCGTGCAGATCTGATCGTTGATACGTCCGAAATGTCCGTGCATGAACTGGCAGAGATGTTGCGAACTCGCCTGCTGGGTAAACGTGAACGCGAACTGACGATGGTCTTCGAGTCTTTCGGCTTCAAGCACGGTATTCCGATTGATGCGGATTATGTGTTCGATGTGCGCTTCCTGCCTAACCCGCACTGGGACCCGAAACTGCGCCCAATGACGGGCCTGGATAAGCCGGTCGCCGCATTCCTCGACAGGCACACAGAAGTACACAATTTTATTTATCAGACTCGCAGCTATCTTGAGCTATGGTTACCGATGCTGGAGACAAACAACCGCAGCTACCTCACCGTAGCCATTGGTTGTACTGGCGGGAAACACCGTTCGGTGTATATTGCAGAGCAGCTGGCAGACTACTTCCGTTCTCGCGGCAAGAACGTACAGTCACGCCATCGTACGCTGGAAAAACGCAAAACATGA